One part of the Phoenix dactylifera cultivar Barhee BC4 chromosome 4, palm_55x_up_171113_PBpolish2nd_filt_p, whole genome shotgun sequence genome encodes these proteins:
- the LOC103698826 gene encoding clavaminate synthase-like protein At3g21360 — MEVWKKDFKVGECKGQKTVDGEQIPLVLHPPQADRGDLGSLVAALKADKEWFEEMLIKNSAILLRGFDVRNAEDFNEVVEAFGRDDIRYVGPAPRTHVHKRVWTANEGPLSEFIYYHHEMVLIKECPNQVILFCEVPPPEGGQTPFVPSFRVAERMIEEFPENVKEMEEKGLRYTFTALSKDDTSSMRGRGWEDAFGTSDRIEAEKRAKALGMDMEWLPNGGVKTVLGPRPLTRVFPGRRGRRMWFNTVVGMHGKELSSATMADGSEIPADVVKRCEEIIEEESIQFKWEKGDILFLDNLALLHGRRPSLPPRRVLVATCK; from the exons ATGGAGGTTTGGAAGAAAGACTTCAAGGTGGGGGAGTGCAAGGGCCAGAAGACCGTAGATGGGGAGCAAATACCTCTAGTGCTGCACCCACCCCAAGCCGACCGAGGAGACTTGGGCTCGCTGGTGGCGGCCCTCAAGGCCGACAAGGAGTGGTTCGAGGAGATGCTGATAAAGAACAGCGCCATCCTCCTGAGGGGCTTCGACGTGCGCAACGCCGAGGACTTCAACGAGGTCGTGGAGGCGTTCGGGCGGGACGACATCAGGTACGTAGGGCCTGCTCCGCGGACCCATGTACACAAGCGGGTGTGGACTGCCAACGAGGGACCGCTCTCGGAGTTCATATACTACCACCACGAGATGGTTCTG ATCAAGGAATGCCCCAACCAGGTAATACTCTTCTGCGAGGTGCCACCGCCGGAGGGTGGTCAGACACCCTTCGTGCCAAGCTTTCGAGTCGCAGAACGAATGATAGAAGAATTCCCCGAGAACGTTAAGGAAATGGAGGAGAAGGGATTGAGGTACACATTTACTGCCCTTAGTAAGGACGACACGTCTTCCATGAGGGGAAGGGGATGGGAGGATGCCTTCGGCACATCTGATCGGATCGAAGCTGAGAAAAG GGCCAAGGCGCTGGGGATGGACATGGAATGGCTTCCTAATGGCGGAGTGAAGACCGTATTGGGCCCTCGCCCACTGACCCGTGTGTTCccagggagaagagggagaaggatgTGGTTCAACACCGTCGTGGGTATGCATGGGAAAGAGCTCAGCTCAGCCACGATGGCCGACGGATCAGAGATACCAGCAGATGTTGTGAAGAGGTGCGAGGAGATCATCGAGGAGGAGAGCATCCAATTCAAGTGGGAGAAGGGTGACATACTCTTCTTGGACAACTTAGCCTTGCTTcatgggaggaggccctctttGCCACCTAGGAGGGTCCTCGTTGCAACCTGCAAGTGA